The genomic window TGCACGGCGGTGCGGTGCAGGCACAGGGGGATCATCGCATTGCCATGGCATTCGCGATGGCCGGACTGGCGGCTGACGGCGCGATTACGATTGACGGCTGTGCCGAGGTTGATACCTCGTTTCCGGGGTTTGTCGAGCTTGCGCAGGGCGCTGGATTGAGGATTCGCAGCCAGGAGAGTGCGGCATGAGCGAGCAGTCAGCGGTCATCACAATCGATGGCCCGGGCGGCGCAGGCAAAGGAACAATCGCGCGGGAGATGGCGCGCGAGCTCGGCTGGCACCTGCTCGACAGCGGGGCGATTTACCGGCTGCTGGCGCTGGCGTCGCTACGGGAGAACATCGATCCCGGCAACGTGGTCCGCCTCGCGGAGCGTGCCGAGGCCCTGGATATCGGCTTCATCGTTGAGGGCGAGAACGCGGGTGCAGCGCTTCTCGAGGGCGAGCGGGTCGACGCGGCCATTCGTGACGAATCCTGTGGCGAGCGCGCCTCGGTGCTCGCCGCCGATCCCACCATCCGCGAGGCACTGAAGGCCCGGCAGCGTGCGTTCCGGCAGCCGCCCGGTTTAGTGGCGGACGGACGGGATATGGGGACTGTCATCTTTCCCGACGCACCGGTGAAGATCTTCCTCACCGCCAGTGCCGGGGAACGGGCCCGGCGACGTCATAAGCAGTTGATGGAGCAGGGTGTGACTGCTAATCTCGACGACCTTCTGCAGG from Spiribacter curvatus includes these protein-coding regions:
- the cmk gene encoding (d)CMP kinase, translating into MSEQSAVITIDGPGGAGKGTIAREMARELGWHLLDSGAIYRLLALASLRENIDPGNVVRLAERAEALDIGFIVEGENAGAALLEGERVDAAIRDESCGERASVLAADPTIREALKARQRAFRQPPGLVADGRDMGTVIFPDAPVKIFLTASAGERARRRHKQLMEQGVTANLDDLLQELQARDARDSQRQTAPLKPADDAFTIDTTEQSIDAVIQTVMERVKARLH